In the genome of Oncorhynchus clarkii lewisi isolate Uvic-CL-2024 chromosome 4, UVic_Ocla_1.0, whole genome shotgun sequence, one region contains:
- the LOC139407527 gene encoding zinc-binding protein A33-like, with the protein MTAKPTSQASLSKEDLLCPVCCEVFSLPVLLKCGHNSCKECLQKLWEWKGGRQCPVCLTTSSSERPPINLALKIAADMFTKQRTTRGEESPEEEWCRLHNEKLKLFCHNDEEPICVVCQLSNQHKVHVCCPVEEAALEKKIEVSAKLDSLQTHLKILNKTKEDWEETKNYLKRQADQTERQMKEEFERFHQFLREEEKNRVAKLREEEENKTQVMCMKLEYIKERIAALTDTISQVEKSIRADDVKFLQDYKKTKRRTKGPLGEPECIRGILIDAAKHLQSLKFGIWKKMADIVQWVPITLDPNTAQSNLSFSKEFSMVRYSKKRLLPDNPERLTSRISVLGATGFTSGRHSWTVEVGQSRDWYIGVARESIKRKSTIFLNPAEGFWVIGLCNGETYWAQTSPRTRLDVKRERKPWRITIELDYDRGKVLFLNAVDSTLIHMFREKFTERIFPYFAPGMYEEGNTSRPLTICPLTISIEVLDQIILP; encoded by the exons ATGACTGCAAAACCAACAAGCCAAGCTTCACTCTCCAAGGAGGACCTGCTTTGTCCTGTGTGTTGTGAGGTATTCAGCCTTCCCGTCCTGCTGAAATGTGGCCATAACTCCTGTAAGGAGTGTTTACAGAAGCTGTGGGAATGGAAGGGAGGCAGGCAATGCCCCGTGTGTCTGACCACGTCGAGCTCAGAGAGGCCTCCTATCAACCTGGCCCTAAAGATAGCAGCCGACATGTTTACAAAGCAGAGGAcgaccaggggagaggagagcccAGAGGAGGAGTGGTGTCGTCTTCACAACGAGAAGCTGAAACTGTTCTGTCACAACGATGAGGAGCCCATTTGTGTCGTCTGTCAGCTTTCTAACCAACACAAAGTACATGTGTGTTGCCCTGTAGAGGAGGCTGCTCTGGAGAAAAAG ATAGAGGTCTCAGCCAAGCTTGATTCATTGCAGACACACCTGAAAATACTCAACAAGACTAAAGAGGATTGGGAAGAAACCAAAAATTACTTAAAG AGACAGGCGGACCAGACGGAGcgacagatgaaggaggagtTTGAGAGGTTCCACCAGTtcttgagggaggaggagaagaacagagtggCCAagttgagggaggaagaggagaacaaAACTCAGGTGATGTGTATGAAGTTGGAGTACATCAAGGAGAGGATCGCTGCCCTCACAGACACCATCAGCCAAGTAGAGAAGTCTATACGAGCGGATGATGTGAAGTTTTTACAG GACTACAAGAAGACAAAGAGAAG GACCAAAGGTCCCCTGGGAGAGCCAGAGTGTATCAGAGGAATCCTCATAGACGCTGCCAAACATCTGCAATCACTCAAGTTTGGAATCTGGAAGAAGATGGCAGACATTGTCCAATGGG TCCCCATAACCCTGGACCCCAACACAGCCCAGTCCAACCTCAGCTTCTCTAAGGAGTTCAGCATGGTGAGGTACAGCAAAAAGAGACTCCTGCCAGACAACCCCGAGCGCCTTACCAGCCGTATATCTGTTCTGGGAGCGACAGGTTTCACCTCCGGAAGACACAGCTGGACCGTTGAGGTGGGCCAGAGCAGAGACTGGTACATTGGAGTCGCCCGAGAGTCCATCAAACGCAAGTCCACCATCTTCCTCAACCCTGCTGAGGGATTCTGGGTAATCGGGTTGTGTAACGGGGAGACGTACTGGGCCCAGACGTCCCCGCGGACGCGCCTGgacgtgaagagagagaggaagccgtGGAGAATCACTATAGAGCTGGACTACGACCGAGGGAAGGTGCTGTTTCTGAACGCAGTAGATTCAACACTGATACACATGTTCAGAGAGAAGTTCACTGAGAGGATCTTTCCTTATTTTGCTCCTGGGATGTATGAGGAGGGAAACACCTCCCGTCCCCTGACCATCTGTCCCCTGACTATATCTATAGAGGTACTGGACCAGATTATACTACCATAA